The DNA window GTTTCTCTGCACACTGCTTGTTTGGCAAAGACGTGCAGGACATTCATCTGCTGATGGCTGCGGAACGTAGGCTGCGTCTCCACACGCCACTGCCCTTCTGTAAACAATACCTGAGGGAGAATCTCCTGTTGGACCTTAAGGGCAGTGTCCCCCGTCCAGGTGACCCAGCTCTTTGGTTCTGCTCTGCACCCATTGCTCCGCCTGTGGCTCTTGCACCATTCTAACAAATAACACTGGTTTCTCTGCACACTGCTTGTTTGGCAAAGACGTGCAGGACATTCATCTGCTGATGGCTGCGGAACGTAGGCTGCGTCTCCACACGCCACTGCCCTTCTGTAAACAATACCTGTCATTATGACGCCTTTGTTTGTGTATAGTCGGCACGTATGTAGCGTTTTTTCATACTGAAAAGCCTTCTGTTTAGAGTCTCAGTGCCAGGCCGGGTGTTAACGGCCGGGCTGTGAGCGGGATCAGatggtaattagcacaaagCTGTAGAGTATAGTAAACCACTGCTAAGCCTTGTGGAACGTGTGCAAAGATTAAAACCACCCGCAACTTGACCTGGATCTTAGTATGAACAGAGCTTTCCGAAGACAAGCATATCTGAAAGCTACCCTTGCTCTCTCACTagcgccacctgcaggcagGTACGCACACTGCTGCTCTCTGACCCGCTCTCTCCACTTCCAGTCCCCCAGGTAAGAGCAGAACAGATTTAGATCTTGTTTACCGTCAAATCCCTGGAGGCTCCGTGAGGAGGTTCGcacagaggccctatagggaaTTAAAAGACTTTGAAGATTTTTCTCCTGCCCTTCATCTGTGTCTTTATTAGGAAACCACAGCCCTCTTTGACCTTTTCAGGCTGCTGCCCTGCACAAAGAGACAATGCTGGCCCTTTCCCACAGCATCTCTCCAGCCAAGCCTGCTCTCAGTAGCATTTCCAACAAGACCACCTCCCGGGGCCCTCCTTAGCCTTTTAGCGAAGGGTTTAGCATTTCCCTGCCACTGCAGCCACCTCAGGCCAGTCCATGTCGAACCTGTGCTGTGGTAAGAGTGCCCACAGACGTGGATATCCCTCGGGGTGTGGTACACACATGGCGTTCATCAACGTGCACAGAATAACCTCCAAAGCAAACATCGATGGGAAATTTCATTAGGCAGAGTGAGGGATCGTTTCGGTCCGCAGGGTCACAAGTTTATTGGAAGAGTAACATCAATCCGATGAGGAACGGGCAGGGATTGACAGGAAGGGGCAGGGGAGAGAGGTGATGGTGTGCAGGTTAGCACTGACGGCTCTACCCCCTTTAAGGGCATGATGTTAGTCACCCCTCATCCCCCAAAAATCCAGGaattgacagcagctccctgacatCCGCGCAATTTCCTGGAAATCTTTCATTACGCTATTCATTGGCGGTACAATTAGCCAGCAAGAAGTTTCACCCCTGGGGCCGCAGCCAGCACTAGACCAGGGTTATCAGCTCTCACAcgtctggcgtgacactcatgctttctgactctcatgctcacgcaagaaatctttcGGCAAATCAATATGATTCCATTTTAAACCTAAAATGaactacatcaaaagcgttggggcagtgTGCAAACCCTACGGACTATTCATatggtaataaaactattacatacatgtgaatgtgtgtgcagacttgtctcgaattgaaaatctgaTTCCTGCAAGACGACCAAAGTTCTTAGACTTGGGTGATGTCTAGTTTTTAATGGATATATCATGGTATATggtattttgatggtattttaaaaaacaacattGTTCCGACATTTCCCGATAAAATTCATCCCGGGggctatattttttttacaaaaatgaCTGGTATACTGTACTACCACCagcacccccccgccccagctgCCCCCCATCTGCCTCCCTGTAATCGTAATGCCTATGGTGGCACGTCTGACCACACAACACGGCAATGCTGAAAACCACCAGTCTCTGCAGTGTTCAGGCGATGTTCCCAAATCTCAGCAGAAATACGACAGGCTGTGAAGATGGAACAGAGAAAGGAAGAGCAGGCCAAGGTGGAGCCCGGTTTGTTTCAGAAGACTGTGGTCAGATCCCATTTGAAGCATGGAGGTGTCTGGTCACTGTAGGGTGGTGACCACATCCTGGTTTTGGTAGCTGTTGGTGTTTAAGGGGACCTCTGACCCATGCTTGTCCCCAGGCCCCAGTCACACGTCCCCCATGGATTTCCTCCCTGAGTACAACGACAGCGGCGCTATCCATGGCAACGGGACTGGGCTCGCCAACGTGACGGGCCGCGCCCCCAGACAGCCATACAATTACTACGCCATGCTGCTCACCCTGCTCATCTGCGTCATCGTCTTCGGCAACGTGCTGGTGTGCATGGCGGTCTCCAGGGAGAAAGCCCTGCAGACCACCACCAACTACCTGATCGTCAGCCTGGCCGTGGCTGACCTGCTGGTGGCCACGCTGGTCATGCCCTGGGTGGTCTACCTGGAGGTGAGTGGGAGCCGGGGGTGTCAAGAACGGGTGCGGTCACGGTTCATCTCGGTTAGTGAGGCGAGTTCCGGATTTAACTGAAACATAGGATTCCACTAATAAATAACAGGACATACAGTTAATATGCAGGTGTCATATGTAGCCTGAAGGGTTAAAACTTGGTTACTTTTTCTTTGCATTTATCTGTAAAGTTTTACGCGTTCATTGTTTCTTTCTCAGCTAACATATTAGTCAGCATGTATAGAATAGTGTCACTTTAAGTGGGATCACCTATAGGAAGACAGTGCCCAGGGAAAATGGGAGACCTGAAAATGGAACAGCAGCGTATTTCACATGCTAATGTGACCTGGTGACCAGTGACATTTGTGAAAGGAAGCAGCGCAGTGCTGGGGGGGACAAGAGTACCAGCCCCATTTTTGCAGGTCAGgtcgtggggggtggggggttgcaGACAACAAAAGCACACATTGGGCTCCCGCGGTCACGTGACCCAGGTGGTCTCTGAAGAACCGTAATTCCACAGGAATTGATCGTTTCAGGCAGTGTGTGATTACGTGACTTTGTGCAGCTCTCCACTCACTACAGGATTAATGGTTATCACAATGTTTTAAGTAGTTTAGCTGAATTCTAAAGTAAAAGTGCAATTCTGAATAAAAGCTTTGTGGTTATCAGTTTCTCCTTCAGTGGTCATGCCCCTGATGTCAGAAAGGCTAAATTATTTGAATTCTTGTACGTGTATGCAAGAATCTTGCATGCTACGGTTTTACAGAAAATTGTCAAACTGAAGATTTAAAagattgcaaaatgtattaCACCATCAGCAATGCAGCCTGTGCCTTGGAACTTAAAATGGCCGAGTTATGTACATCTTTAAGAGGATATTCATAGTTTAATTAAGGATTCTGAATAAAAAGTAATTTATTTGTCCAATCAAGCTAAAATGAAAAATCCTGTCTCTAATAGAAGACTTGTATATGAAATGTCAATATAATGAGTAATCACTGCTGTATGATTTCACTGACAAAAATAAGGAGCAATTAAATTAGAAGTCTGCCAGTACATCTGAGACAGCAATGAAAATACCGGTGGAGATGTGCGATGATGTGGGCTCAGCTTGTGTTTGTTTTGCTCAGTTAGACCCCAGGCTGGTGAGAAATAATTTTGGTTTCAATACCAAGCAATAGTCTCCAGTTTCACCCTTGGAAAATATCAGGTGCCATGATAAAAGCGCCACAATGCTTTAGCGTGAGTTTGCTTAGCTCATCACTCTTCTTCTGCCTGGCAGGCATTATGACACTCCTCCGCGGGAACAATCTGGTCTTGGCCTGATGCAGTCTGAGCTCCTCTGCGTTAATGTGGTCTCACGCTGGTCCGGGATGCTTTTAGTGGAAGCCAGCAGTGATCTACACTGAGATAAACTTAGACTGATAGAAGGGGAACGTAATTAGGGACATTTCGCTGCCTACTTACACTTTCTGTATGCTTTCTCAAGGAGTGCAACACTGCTTCAGGTGCCTCTTGGCAAACAGACTGCAACTAAATAAAACTCAGGAAAGCGCTGTACACAACATTTATACTTGACGTGTGTCCAACAGTGTGCGAGCATGCTAACGCCAAGCGAGGCCAAAAGCAGCCAATCTGGAGACTGAAACTGCTGATGGATGGAAATGTCCATCTGCACAGATGTGATGAATGTGAAGAAACGTGGCTGCAACATGAGAGATGTTCAGTAGATAAGTCTGGGGTGTAAAACAAAGGAATAGCCAAAAGGAACCGTTTCACCGCCGCGGCTCAAGAAACCCACCCATGCAGCTTCTCAGGGCCCGGTTTTACGCCCAAATGTAAATCCTGTCCCACTGATTGATTCTTAGTGTGACGGACTGGCAGGAATTGGCTGCGGATTGTCGAGAGACAGACCTTGGCAAATTCAGAGAAGAAAGTCACAGAAAGGTCGACGCACTGAAAAGAGCGAGGCGGCCAAAGGGAGGGAAGGAGGAGACCGTGGGCATGACAGACTGCCAGGGTACCATGTAAATAGGATTCCTCTGAAACTCAGTTAGTAAGTGCATCCTCATGTTTGGCAGGAAACTGCTCGTCATCCTTGAGGTGTCCTCTTGTGATGGCATGGAGCAGTAGAGGACTGGGTCGCCCTCATGTGGCTAGGCAGACCGATAGGAATACAGCAAGACTTctccaaaacaaataaaaaagacaCAGTCGGGTAAATGAGGCTGACAGGAATCCAAAACGGTGATCTTCCATCAATCCTCATTGCAATATTATTTAcattgtttattaaaataagcGCTTTCCTATGAAATAAACACAGTTTTATTTTGTGCAGAAGTAGCAGTTCCTCTACACAGATTCAGTGGTTGACTGTAGCAGGTCTTGCATTGCATGACATGGGGTGAAGGTGTTTCTGTTGCGTGTTTCTGGTTTGCTTAGGTGGTCGGTGAGTGGAGGTTCAGCAAGGTTCACTGTGACATCTTCGTGACCATGGATGTGATGATGTGTACAGCCAGCATCCTGAACCTTTGTGCCATCAGCATTGACAGGTTAGTGCACATGCCTCGCTCCCTTGGTTGCCTCTGGACATCTTTTGGTCTTTAATTGTTTTCAAGCATATATAATATTCAATACATAGACCATGTGGATGGACATCAGATGGACTACAATGCACTACAATGCACATTTGCAGCTAGAGATCCCAAAATATGAAGCTCAATGTTAAATAATTATGTATAATtacttaaaatgtttaaattagcAGCATGTTCACAATTGTCATAACAATTTCTAAGTAAAGTGTAACGTAAGTTTTGATCCAAGCCTTGAGATGACTCGGGGTATTTTAATGTTCATAAATAACAGTGTTCTCAGTGACCTAGATGTTGCTACAGAACCTTAACCCTAAGCCTATTCCGGTGTTCCAGCCTCTGCGGGTCCCAGGGTGCATACTAAGAGGATGATGAGATATAATGAACATCAGGCAGGTCAATAGCACAGGGCAGATCAAACAGGCCGGCTAGTGTGAGGGATTGAGGGCAGGCCCAAGGCAGATCGATAAGCAGCCATTACAAGGACTAATGGGGAAACTCACGCCACACCTGCAGTCATAAATGTCACCATGCTGGACTGTATCTGGTGGAAGGGCTCGCATGTTCATCAAGGAAATCGGATGTTTCAGTCTCATTACAATTTCTCCACATTTACTTTCCTGCCCCACCATTACCCACCCCCCCAGGTACACAGCTGTTGCCATGCCGATGCTGTACAACACGCGATACAGCTCCAAGAGGCGGGTCACCATCATGATCTCCGTGGTTTGGGTCCTGTCTTTTGCGATATCCTGCCCCCTGTTGTTTGGTTTAAATAACACAggtaatttttattaatattacacAGAAAAGGTCTCACTATTTACCCATCCACTCAGACGGATAATCAATCAAAAGTCATGATCCATGCTAATTGAACCGGAATTCGTTCCAGCAGGCTGATGAAAGCAGAACCATATGTTGTGTTGAGTATTATACTCACGACGGTGTTGGTGTCCCCAGTAACCGTGCACGATAAGCCGTGTTCACTTTCAGCCACCCGCAGCGACGCCCTGTGCGTGATCGCCAACCCCGCCTTCGTGGTCTACTCCTCGATCGTCTCATTCTACGTGCCCTTCATCATCACGCTGCTGGTCTACGTGCAGATCTACGTGGTGCTACGAAAACGACGCAAGCGCGTCAACACCAAGCGCAGCTGTCCGGCGATGGACGCTCAGGTGGGCGCCTTGGCCATGGTGCCCTCGCTACACGGCGGCTTGCTCCCTCTGCTCCAGCTAGGGGGCTCTACAAATACCATTTAGCTGGATTAAAAGCATGAATCAAGCAAGATGAAAGAGCCGCAAATAGAATCGCTTCCTTTCATCACCGTTTACGAAATGTCTTCATGAAATTCAGGGACTTCTGCAGTTTGTAAATTGTGCATCTGATGCTATAGCAGGAATTAAACGTATGCTGTGTGCTAGTATGTGTACTGATGAAGCACTAATGATGCCCATGAAGCAATAATGATTGACCTTTGCCCTTCTAGAATAATTATGAAGAGGAGACCAGGACAAAGAgccatttttgatttttttccctgtgtTATTTGTTGATGCTCTGATTTAGCATGCAGTTGAAGCGTGGAAAAGGGACAGCATAGCTGTAAAAAGATAAATCAATAACAAGTCAACAAGATACAGAGTAATTGGAGACAGAGAACAGAATGGTTACCATGTGGGTGttcaaaaaaaatgcatgtttaacTGGTGCTTACACAGTCTGGCGTGAAAACAAATGTTTACCCAGGAAGCTAGGGATGTGCATTCCCAACAGCAAGGTCATCGCGATACACATCTCCATGCACAGCCAACGATCCGATACATTAAAGATACATATGAA is part of the Paramormyrops kingsleyae isolate MSU_618 chromosome 17, PKINGS_0.4, whole genome shotgun sequence genome and encodes:
- the LOC111851381 gene encoding D(2)-like dopamine receptor, translating into MDFLPEYNDSGAIHGNGTGLANVTGRAPRQPYNYYAMLLTLLICVIVFGNVLVCMAVSREKALQTTTNYLIVSLAVADLLVATLVMPWVVYLEVVGEWRFSKVHCDIFVTMDVMMCTASILNLCAISIDRYTAVAMPMLYNTRYSSKRRVTIMISVVWVLSFAISCPLLFGLNNTATRSDALCVIANPAFVVYSSIVSFYVPFIITLLVYVQIYVVLRKRRKRVNTKRSCPAMDAQEKCTHPEDVKLCTMVAKPNGSFPISKKKVIFLQEALQHADGTELEMAAEAGSAGERRLGQPGRPPQLASSAAPEACQSSAPPSSGDSPHVVARNGHTSNDHAPPRVTKAFETQALTNGKTRTTVKSLSKRKISQQKEKKATQMLAIVLGVFIICWLPFFITHILNTHCTTCKVPAGMYSAFTWLGYVNSAVNPIIYTTFNVEFRKAFLKILRC